One part of the Neodiprion virginianus isolate iyNeoVirg1 chromosome 3, iyNeoVirg1.1, whole genome shotgun sequence genome encodes these proteins:
- the LOC124300675 gene encoding mushroom body large-type Kenyon cell-specific protein 1-like isoform X2 codes for MADCSYARCIQERRHIRRELLRWTKNMVYVVGLERVAEELMGRRRWKLYQDTIYSSSRSASITQPHHIYPPSLCQDPPGSQNHHQPVSAAATVQLRVKQEPNTQNRDHSADEEQELDKRVVEDARLSSEGIKLETADRDQDLEEDEDDKIGEGATREASPLRTLNSNLPREPNQSNIIDTEGAKEQEADLALERVQGIQGLLRVKKEEELQEPPSSVGLVSCLEEGVRPVAPLGKETEERPRFSVENTPTSLPYLGIGVTNRRSSPQPVDWKPLDKCYLCLDGKLPHDEQPPLINSPDINSRNFVTQSPQSETSSSSRSAESPMSVQVDPAMAATLATVAALGGAAGGAAGYPTLLPHWCLPPREAPRVGVPAHQESASVVDQPLDLSAKPRNSQDNNISLLEQQKIPLRMPTGIDPKSIFNSSCYRAKPRMTGPGGVAGVHGVVGAGGGRRTYTEEELQAALRDIQSGKLGTRRAAVIYGIPRSTLRNKVYKLAMERERESSLISLSHPHHHNETSVVPSTPNASPAIVSASVSTSVCLTATPSPQADEGDEKELSGAEEEKEVEKALLKPLLSLEDLVRFSGLEGGGGHSLRALLQQGPETGAEWPGFDQQTFAPYIQRMLAAARPFKGMETPDYRIPEVMRRLMSEDKRLSKDMNGEQQQHHHHHHQQQHHHHQQQQQQQQQQQHHHQHQQHMREPITNDDFNPSIEEEASDSAQGRAILKIPSYKPANTPGSSKNGEPSTVGFPQSFAGGSAMSAAGSPNLLERLSPAFSGTSSPTNSLAGKGVGVNFRDVIAKSISVKFQEGMPPGGGAPQSQLTESNPYKRGRYTPPQPPQQSQVPTKPGGPDGKPKPGTGGKGTRPKRGKYRNYDRDSLVEAVRAVQRGEMSVHRAGSYYGVPHSTLEYKVKERHLMRPRKRDQKPQDEKAKEAAVAAAAMRQVGAQDKKSQPAKPLKTFTPPGPIPGPNGLKMPPFMEGMPHLPFAHPFNFWGPAPFIAPPFISGANVSAMIPEQYFATQRMRGLQEQQRNVIAHHQQQQQQQQREREGLGGPPEAAGASNSRAVGPALGKSTREMAESLYDGTGTNGSFLDNLIRSSLETGMPRDQRALAEARNQQQQQQQQQAPHHGPETMSNKALIDQLCRNSRRTPLTRIPQEGEEEAAYRGLGRTLPERPERVPTVDLSPSPSERGRTDDGSDRLTSPPTPSSVSRAGSCRDEETRDSRNDGSSREREGYNGQDDSRSERGDGERERDRSKTMTLQQQLNHYPDLHKMYAASTDKSACDSKLIVDQSSQKPSQQQQQQQQQQNSEYSRSAVMGGLVAQLQRGYNPTTRPSVESQPQQQQQQQQQQSNHVAVERATVLKMEDSVEQ; via the exons GTCTAGAAAGGGTAGCGGAAGAATTGATGGGCCGTAGGAGATGGAAGCTTTACCAAGATACAATATACAGCAGCAGTCGCAGTGCATCGATAACGCAACCGCATCACATTTACCCGCCATCCCTCTGCCAGGATCCCCCAGGAAGTCAAAACCACCACCAACCAGTGTCGGCGGCTGCGACGGTACAGCTGAGGGTGAAACAAGAGCCGAATACACAAAACCGCGATCATTCAGCCGACGAGGAACAGGAACTGGACAAAAGGGTCGTAGAAGACGCGCGGCTCAGCTCCGAAGGCATAAAGCTCGAAACAGCGGATCGGGACCAGGACCTGGAGGAGGACGAAGACGACAAGATTGGCGAGGGCGCGACAAGAGAGGCGAGCCCTCTTCGCACTCTCAACTCAAATCTCCCTCGGGAACCGAACCAATCCAACATTATCGACACGGAAGGGGCCAAG GAACAAGAGGCAGATCTCGCGTTGGAGCGGGTTCAGGGGATTCAAGGACTGCTGAGGGTGAAGAAGGAGGAAGAGCTCCAGGAACCGCCGAGTTCCGTTGGGCTCGTATCCTGCCTCGAGGAGGGGGTCCGGCCAGTGGCTCCTCTCGGCAAAGAAACGGAGGAACGGCCCAGATTCTCCGTAGAGAACACACCAACCTCGCTGCCTTATCTCGGCATCGGCGTAACGAACAGACGTTCGAGTCCTCAACCTGTGGATTGGAAGCCATTGGACAAGTGCTACCTCTGCCTCGATGGCAAGCTGCCGCACGACGAACAACCGCCCCTC ATTAACTCGCCTGACATAAATTCGCGAAACTTTGTAACGCAGAGTCCGCAAAGTGAGACCAGCAGCAGTTCCCGGTCAGCAGAATCCCCGATGTCGGTCCAGGTCGACCCGGCGATGGCTGCGACTTTGGCGACGGTTGCGGCCCTCGGTGGTGCGGCTGGTGGTGCTGCCGGGTATCCGACTCTCCTTCCTCACTGGTGTTTGCCCCCGAGGGAGGCGCCCCGGGTCGGGGTACCAGCTCACCAGGAGAGCGCCTCCGTCGTCGACCAGCCACTCGACCTCTCAGCAAAACCCAGAAACTCTCAG GATAACAACATATCTCTGTTGGAGCAACAAAAAATACCTCTCAGAATGCCGACGGGAATCGACCCAAAGAGCATTTTCAA CAGCTCGTGTTACCGGGCAAAGCCACGTATGACGGGACCTGGAGGTGTCGCCGGTGTTCACGGGGTCGTAGGTGCCGGAGGTGGTCGCAGGACTTACACCGAGGAGGAACTCCAGGCGGCGCTGCGTGACATCCAAAGCGGAAAGCTCGGGACGCGGAGGGCCGCGGTAATATACGGGATACCCCGTAGCACCCTAAGAAACAAGGTCTACAAGCTAGCGATGGAGAGGGAGCGGGAATCGTCCCTGATATCGCTATCCCACCCCCATCATCACAACGAGACCAGTGTTGTGCCTTCTACACCCAATGCGTCTCCCGCCATCGTCTCCGCATCCGTCTCCACGTCCGTCTGCCTGACTGCCACTCCGTCACCACAAGCGGACGAG ggCGATGAGAAAGAGCTTTCGGGAGCGGAGGAGGAAAAGGAAGTCGAAAAGGCTCTTCTGAAGCCGCTACTATCCTTGGAGGATCTCGTGAGGTTTTCGGGCCTCGAAGGCGGTGGCGGGCATTCTCTTAGGGCGTTGCTTCAACAAGGACCTGAAACGGGAGCCGAATGGCCGGGTTTCGACCAGCAGACTTTCGCTCCGTACATCCAGAGGATGCTGGCGGCCGCAAGACCGTTCAAAG GTATGGAAACACCCGACTACCGTATCCCAGAGGTGATGAGGCGGTTGATGAGTGAGGACAAGCGATTGAGCAAGGACATGAACGGTgaacagcagcagcaccatcaccatcatcatcagcaACAGCATCACCAccaccagcagcagcaacagcagcagcaacaacaacagcacCATCACCAGCATCAGCAGCACATGCGAGAGCCGATAACGAACGACGACTTTAATCCGAGCATAGAGGAGGAGGCAAGCGACAGTGCTCAGGGTAGAGCGATCCTGAAAATTCCGTCCTACAAGCCGGCGAACACGCCGGGGTCAAGTAAAAACGGTGAACCGTCGACGGTCGGTTTTCCTCAGAGTTTTGCCGGCGGTTCGGCGATGAGTGCGGCGGGTAGTCCGAACCTCTTGGAGCGTTTGAGCCCGGCGTTCTCCGGGACGAGCAGCCCGACGAACTCGCTGGCCGGGAAAGGGGTCGGGGTCAACTTCCGGGACGTGATAGCCAAGAGCATAAGCGTCAAGTTCCAGGAGGGCATGCCGCCCGGCGGTGGGGCCCCGCAATCCCAACTCACCGAGTCGAACCCCTACAAACGGGGCAGGTATACCCCGCCACAACCGCCCCAGCAGTCCCAGGTACCCACGAAACCGGGGGGCCCGGACGGCAAGCCGAAGCCAGGAACGGGGGGCAAGGGAACACGTCCGAAGAGGGGGAAGTACCGGAACTACGACCGGGACAGCCTCGTCGAGGCGGTGAGGGCCGTCCAACGAGGCGAGATGAGCGTACACCGGGCGGGAAGCTATTACGGTGTGCCGCACTCTACCCTCGAGTACAAGGTCAAGGAGCGCCATCTGATGCGACCACGTAAACGGGACCAGAAACCGCAGGACGAAAAGGCTAAGGAGGCGGCCGTAGCGGCGGCCGCCATGCGGCAGGTCGGTGCTCAGGACAAGAAATCGCAGCCGGCGAAACCCCTGAAGACCTTCACTCCACCCGGTCCGATACCAGGGCCCAACGGATTGAAAATGCCGCCGTTCATGGAGGGCATGCCCCACCTGCCGTTCGCCCACCCGTTCAACTTTTGGGGCCCCGCGCCGTTCATTGCGCCCCCCTTTATATCCGGGGCCAATGTCTCCGCCATGATACCCGAGCAGTATTTCGCCACCCAGAGAATGCGGGGGCTCCAGGAACAGCAGAGAAACGTTATCGCGCAtcaccagcagcagcaacagcagcagcagagggagagggagggcCTTGGGGGCCCGCCGGAAGCGGCTGGGGCCTCGAATTCCCGGGCGGTTGGCCCGGCACTGGGTAAGAGCACGCGGGAGATGGCCGAGAGTCTTTACGATGGAACGGGGACGAACGGTAGCTTCCTCGACAACCTGATCAGGTCCAGCCTCGAAACGGGAATGCCCCGGGATCAGCGGGCCCTCGCCGAGGCCCGGAaccaacaacagcaacagcaacaacaacaggcCCCCCACCACGGCCCCGAGACAATGAGCAACAAGGCGCTGATCGACCAGCTCTGCAGGAACTCGAGGCGCACACCGCTCACGAGGATCCCGCAGGAGGGGGAGGAAGAGGCGGCCTACCGGGGATTGGGACGCACGCTTCCCGAAAGGCCCGAGCGCGTCCCGACCGTCGATTTGAGTCCCTCGCCGTCGGAACGGGGCCGCACGGATGACGGAAGTGACCGACTGACGTCACCGCCGACACCATCGTCCGTTTCGCGGGCCGGAAGTTGCAGAGACGAGGAGACCAGGGACTCGCGAAACGACGGTAGCAGCAGGGAGAGGGAGGGGTACAACGGGCAGGACGATAGCAGGTCGGAGAGGGGCGatggggagagggagagggacAGATCGAAGACAATGACGCTGCAGCAGCAACTTAACCACTACCCGGACTTACACAAGATGTACGCCGCGTCAACTGACAAAAGTGCCTGTGATAGTAAACTTATAGTAGATCAGTCGAGCCAGAAACCATctcagcaacagcagcaacaacagcagcagcaaaaCAGCGAGTACAGCAGGTCCGCGGTTATGGGTGGCCTTGTAGCACAGCTTCAACGAGGCTACAACCCGACGACGAGGCCCTCTGTCGAGTCGCAGccgcaacagcagcaacagcagcaacaacagcagaGCAATCACGTCGCGGTAGAGCGCGCCACTGTCCTCAAAATGGAAGACTCGGTAGAGCAGTAG
- the LOC124300675 gene encoding mushroom body large-type Kenyon cell-specific protein 1-like isoform X3 — protein MADCSYARCIQERRHIRRELLRWTKNMVYVVGLERVAEELMGRRRWKLYQDTIYSSSRSASITQPHHIYPPSLCQDPPGSQNHHQPVSAAATVQLRVKQEPNTQNRDHSADEEQELDKRVVEDARLSSEGIKLETADRDQDLEEDEDDKIGEGATREASPLRTLNSNLPREPNQSNIIDTEGAKEQEADLALERVQGIQGLLRVKKEEELQEPPSSVGLVSCLEEGVRPVAPLGKETEERPRFSVENTPTSLPYLGIGVTNRRSSPQPVDWKPLDKCYLCLDGKLPHDEQPPLQINSPDINSRNFVTQSPQSETSSSSRSAESPMSVQVDPAMAATLATVAALGGAAGGAAGYPTLLPHWCLPPREAPRVGVPAHQESASVVDQPLDLSAKPRNSQDNNISLLEQQKIPLRMPTGIDPKSIFNSCYRAKPRMTGPGGVAGVHGVVGAGGGRRTYTEEELQAALRDIQSGKLGTRRAAVIYGIPRSTLRNKVYKLAMERERESSLISLSHPHHHNETSVVPSTPNASPAIVSASVSTSVCLTATPSPQADEGDEKELSGAEEEKEVEKALLKPLLSLEDLVRFSGLEGGGGHSLRALLQQGPETGAEWPGFDQQTFAPYIQRMLAAARPFKGMETPDYRIPEVMRRLMSEDKRLSKDMNGEQQQHHHHHHQQQHHHHQQQQQQQQQQQHHHQHQQHMREPITNDDFNPSIEEEASDSAQGRAILKIPSYKPANTPGSSKNGEPSTVGFPQSFAGGSAMSAAGSPNLLERLSPAFSGTSSPTNSLAGKGVGVNFRDVIAKSISVKFQEGMPPGGGAPQSQLTESNPYKRGRYTPPQPPQQSQVPTKPGGPDGKPKPGTGGKGTRPKRGKYRNYDRDSLVEAVRAVQRGEMSVHRAGSYYGVPHSTLEYKVKERHLMRPRKRDQKPQDEKAKEAAVAAAAMRQVGAQDKKSQPAKPLKTFTPPGPIPGPNGLKMPPFMEGMPHLPFAHPFNFWGPAPFIAPPFISGANVSAMIPEQYFATQRMRGLQEQQRNVIAHHQQQQQQQQREREGLGGPPEAAGASNSRAVGPALGKSTREMAESLYDGTGTNGSFLDNLIRSSLETGMPRDQRALAEARNQQQQQQQQQAPHHGPETMSNKALIDQLCRNSRRTPLTRIPQEGEEEAAYRGLGRTLPERPERVPTVDLSPSPSERGRTDDGSDRLTSPPTPSSVSRAGSCRDEETRDSRNDGSSREREGYNGQDDSRSERGDGERERDRSKTMTLQQQLNHYPDLHKMYAASTDKSACDSKLIVDQSSQKPSQQQQQQQQQQNSEYSRSAVMGGLVAQLQRGYNPTTRPSVESQPQQQQQQQQQQSNHVAVERATVLKMEDSVEQ, from the exons GTCTAGAAAGGGTAGCGGAAGAATTGATGGGCCGTAGGAGATGGAAGCTTTACCAAGATACAATATACAGCAGCAGTCGCAGTGCATCGATAACGCAACCGCATCACATTTACCCGCCATCCCTCTGCCAGGATCCCCCAGGAAGTCAAAACCACCACCAACCAGTGTCGGCGGCTGCGACGGTACAGCTGAGGGTGAAACAAGAGCCGAATACACAAAACCGCGATCATTCAGCCGACGAGGAACAGGAACTGGACAAAAGGGTCGTAGAAGACGCGCGGCTCAGCTCCGAAGGCATAAAGCTCGAAACAGCGGATCGGGACCAGGACCTGGAGGAGGACGAAGACGACAAGATTGGCGAGGGCGCGACAAGAGAGGCGAGCCCTCTTCGCACTCTCAACTCAAATCTCCCTCGGGAACCGAACCAATCCAACATTATCGACACGGAAGGGGCCAAG GAACAAGAGGCAGATCTCGCGTTGGAGCGGGTTCAGGGGATTCAAGGACTGCTGAGGGTGAAGAAGGAGGAAGAGCTCCAGGAACCGCCGAGTTCCGTTGGGCTCGTATCCTGCCTCGAGGAGGGGGTCCGGCCAGTGGCTCCTCTCGGCAAAGAAACGGAGGAACGGCCCAGATTCTCCGTAGAGAACACACCAACCTCGCTGCCTTATCTCGGCATCGGCGTAACGAACAGACGTTCGAGTCCTCAACCTGTGGATTGGAAGCCATTGGACAAGTGCTACCTCTGCCTCGATGGCAAGCTGCCGCACGACGAACAACCGCCCCTC CAGATTAACTCGCCTGACATAAATTCGCGAAACTTTGTAACGCAGAGTCCGCAAAGTGAGACCAGCAGCAGTTCCCGGTCAGCAGAATCCCCGATGTCGGTCCAGGTCGACCCGGCGATGGCTGCGACTTTGGCGACGGTTGCGGCCCTCGGTGGTGCGGCTGGTGGTGCTGCCGGGTATCCGACTCTCCTTCCTCACTGGTGTTTGCCCCCGAGGGAGGCGCCCCGGGTCGGGGTACCAGCTCACCAGGAGAGCGCCTCCGTCGTCGACCAGCCACTCGACCTCTCAGCAAAACCCAGAAACTCTCAG GATAACAACATATCTCTGTTGGAGCAACAAAAAATACCTCTCAGAATGCCGACGGGAATCGACCCAAAGAGCATTTTCAA CTCGTGTTACCGGGCAAAGCCACGTATGACGGGACCTGGAGGTGTCGCCGGTGTTCACGGGGTCGTAGGTGCCGGAGGTGGTCGCAGGACTTACACCGAGGAGGAACTCCAGGCGGCGCTGCGTGACATCCAAAGCGGAAAGCTCGGGACGCGGAGGGCCGCGGTAATATACGGGATACCCCGTAGCACCCTAAGAAACAAGGTCTACAAGCTAGCGATGGAGAGGGAGCGGGAATCGTCCCTGATATCGCTATCCCACCCCCATCATCACAACGAGACCAGTGTTGTGCCTTCTACACCCAATGCGTCTCCCGCCATCGTCTCCGCATCCGTCTCCACGTCCGTCTGCCTGACTGCCACTCCGTCACCACAAGCGGACGAG ggCGATGAGAAAGAGCTTTCGGGAGCGGAGGAGGAAAAGGAAGTCGAAAAGGCTCTTCTGAAGCCGCTACTATCCTTGGAGGATCTCGTGAGGTTTTCGGGCCTCGAAGGCGGTGGCGGGCATTCTCTTAGGGCGTTGCTTCAACAAGGACCTGAAACGGGAGCCGAATGGCCGGGTTTCGACCAGCAGACTTTCGCTCCGTACATCCAGAGGATGCTGGCGGCCGCAAGACCGTTCAAAG GTATGGAAACACCCGACTACCGTATCCCAGAGGTGATGAGGCGGTTGATGAGTGAGGACAAGCGATTGAGCAAGGACATGAACGGTgaacagcagcagcaccatcaccatcatcatcagcaACAGCATCACCAccaccagcagcagcaacagcagcagcaacaacaacagcacCATCACCAGCATCAGCAGCACATGCGAGAGCCGATAACGAACGACGACTTTAATCCGAGCATAGAGGAGGAGGCAAGCGACAGTGCTCAGGGTAGAGCGATCCTGAAAATTCCGTCCTACAAGCCGGCGAACACGCCGGGGTCAAGTAAAAACGGTGAACCGTCGACGGTCGGTTTTCCTCAGAGTTTTGCCGGCGGTTCGGCGATGAGTGCGGCGGGTAGTCCGAACCTCTTGGAGCGTTTGAGCCCGGCGTTCTCCGGGACGAGCAGCCCGACGAACTCGCTGGCCGGGAAAGGGGTCGGGGTCAACTTCCGGGACGTGATAGCCAAGAGCATAAGCGTCAAGTTCCAGGAGGGCATGCCGCCCGGCGGTGGGGCCCCGCAATCCCAACTCACCGAGTCGAACCCCTACAAACGGGGCAGGTATACCCCGCCACAACCGCCCCAGCAGTCCCAGGTACCCACGAAACCGGGGGGCCCGGACGGCAAGCCGAAGCCAGGAACGGGGGGCAAGGGAACACGTCCGAAGAGGGGGAAGTACCGGAACTACGACCGGGACAGCCTCGTCGAGGCGGTGAGGGCCGTCCAACGAGGCGAGATGAGCGTACACCGGGCGGGAAGCTATTACGGTGTGCCGCACTCTACCCTCGAGTACAAGGTCAAGGAGCGCCATCTGATGCGACCACGTAAACGGGACCAGAAACCGCAGGACGAAAAGGCTAAGGAGGCGGCCGTAGCGGCGGCCGCCATGCGGCAGGTCGGTGCTCAGGACAAGAAATCGCAGCCGGCGAAACCCCTGAAGACCTTCACTCCACCCGGTCCGATACCAGGGCCCAACGGATTGAAAATGCCGCCGTTCATGGAGGGCATGCCCCACCTGCCGTTCGCCCACCCGTTCAACTTTTGGGGCCCCGCGCCGTTCATTGCGCCCCCCTTTATATCCGGGGCCAATGTCTCCGCCATGATACCCGAGCAGTATTTCGCCACCCAGAGAATGCGGGGGCTCCAGGAACAGCAGAGAAACGTTATCGCGCAtcaccagcagcagcaacagcagcagcagagggagagggagggcCTTGGGGGCCCGCCGGAAGCGGCTGGGGCCTCGAATTCCCGGGCGGTTGGCCCGGCACTGGGTAAGAGCACGCGGGAGATGGCCGAGAGTCTTTACGATGGAACGGGGACGAACGGTAGCTTCCTCGACAACCTGATCAGGTCCAGCCTCGAAACGGGAATGCCCCGGGATCAGCGGGCCCTCGCCGAGGCCCGGAaccaacaacagcaacagcaacaacaacaggcCCCCCACCACGGCCCCGAGACAATGAGCAACAAGGCGCTGATCGACCAGCTCTGCAGGAACTCGAGGCGCACACCGCTCACGAGGATCCCGCAGGAGGGGGAGGAAGAGGCGGCCTACCGGGGATTGGGACGCACGCTTCCCGAAAGGCCCGAGCGCGTCCCGACCGTCGATTTGAGTCCCTCGCCGTCGGAACGGGGCCGCACGGATGACGGAAGTGACCGACTGACGTCACCGCCGACACCATCGTCCGTTTCGCGGGCCGGAAGTTGCAGAGACGAGGAGACCAGGGACTCGCGAAACGACGGTAGCAGCAGGGAGAGGGAGGGGTACAACGGGCAGGACGATAGCAGGTCGGAGAGGGGCGatggggagagggagagggacAGATCGAAGACAATGACGCTGCAGCAGCAACTTAACCACTACCCGGACTTACACAAGATGTACGCCGCGTCAACTGACAAAAGTGCCTGTGATAGTAAACTTATAGTAGATCAGTCGAGCCAGAAACCATctcagcaacagcagcaacaacagcagcagcaaaaCAGCGAGTACAGCAGGTCCGCGGTTATGGGTGGCCTTGTAGCACAGCTTCAACGAGGCTACAACCCGACGACGAGGCCCTCTGTCGAGTCGCAGccgcaacagcagcaacagcagcaacaacagcagaGCAATCACGTCGCGGTAGAGCGCGCCACTGTCCTCAAAATGGAAGACTCGGTAGAGCAGTAG